The Arvicola amphibius chromosome 4, mArvAmp1.2, whole genome shotgun sequence genome includes the window TGGGGGTGCTAGTACACGCCTGCAATTTCAGCCCTTGGAAAGTGGCGGaagggaggatcagaagttcagggccagcctgggcttcagagcCTATCTTTAACAAATATATTGTGGCAGGTGGCAGAGATGGTAGAGGTCAAGGGTTAACAGTGTGGCACTTGTACCATTCTTCTTAGGCCAGCCTCTCCTCTACAAGAAAGTGTCTACACTACAGTCTACACTGTGGGAGCctgccatgataagctaaatatgagcagatcacccaaaggaagttctttacttccaaccttTATCACCTGCCACAGTAGGACTCAGCCGTGGATAaatttaatggaggcctgagtctcagtagtttaccccgaagcaatacctggttgcaggaagaaccacaaactgagattacctgagcaccacccaagaacagaccaatcaaaggaaatgcctaaatTTCAACAGCTGTAATCACCTGCCAGTGCACTTCACCAGGAcaaccctagacaaatgtcagccaatcaggggttctgaacctcagaaacccctcaccttTACCTTtcttactataaaaacccaactctaactgagctggGGACTTTCCGTTTATTCCGcatttgcaaacttgcataaaataaagactctctgcttttacatacgggacttggtctccttgttggtttttggtggactttgcagatttgggcataacacacaCCAGAACTAACCACAGGCCATGTCTGTCATCCACCCCAGAGGTGCGATTGCTTGTATTTATATTAATGCCAAATGTTCCCCACTCACCACTTAACCACTTGTCTGCAGCTGCCAATATCGCACTCCTCTGGTCCCTGTAGAAATCAATAGTTCTGGAAGACAAAGACAAGACATTGAGTTCAGAACCAGACACAGTTTGCGAGGACTTGATTTTGTGCTTTCATCAAAATGTTGACTGCTTCATAAGAGAACACTGTAGTGCTTTGACATGTGTCCTGAGAAACTTAAAAAACTTCCTTCCCTTTTTGTTATAGAAaagttaaattataaaaatgaacagaGCGAAACCCATTTCTCTATAAAATATGGGATATAGATGCAGCGGAAGTAGCAGGACAGACCTCTGTGTTCAGCAGCTGAAGTTATGTCGCCTTCGGTTATGGAGAAGGCTTGAGACGGAAGGAAGCTGTACTGCAGTGCTGAGTCACGGGTCTGGGAAGGGGACCCAGTTCCTGCTAATCTAAGTGGCTCAGGAAGTACCACACTCACATCACAAAAGCAATTCACGACCAGTTCCCATGCCCTGTGCCCTTAGCTGATTATCAAAGAAgatgtttatatgtgtgggttgatgtgggattctccccTATatgctgaaaatatattttatcaccattggttaagaaagaagctgctttggcctatggcagggcagaatatagaaaggtggaaaatccaagcagagatagagaaggaaagaaggtggagtcagagagaggccatgtagctgcccaagaagcaaggtaacaaaccacaagccttgtggtaaaatataatagaagtgggttaagaTGTTAGAAGCTAGAAGTCTTTCAGCTAAAACAGGGACCCTAACCTGGACCTGGTGTGGTGTGGTTGGGCAATAGTTCAGGCCAGACCTTGAATGCTGCTGAGCAGACTTTCTATgtgaaaagcaactaagacaaaaagacaattctgtgtgtgtgtgtgtgtgtgtgtgtgtgtgtgtgtgattttggacactgaagaaaaaagaatgacggggatagagagatggctccatgactAAGGACagttgctactcttgcagaggaccggggtAGGATTTCCAGCACATATGTAACAGCTCATAGCCATTTCATAACTAGTTCAGtgtgtaactctggttccaggggatccagtgccctcttctggcctcccaagcactgggcaCGTGGTACGTAACATATACAAGCAAACGTTCATACACACAAActacagataaataaatctttaaaagagaaggaaaaataataaaccagTACGTGGCGTCATTTGTACTTTGTATTCCGTGCTCCTATTTTGCTCACAGGTATTTTAACAACCGACCCAATACCTGTCAATATGAGCCAGGAAGCCGTCTTCTCCCCATTGGTATAGAAGCTGTGATATCatgagctggaagagagagaatggCCGTGATGTCATCATTAATTCTTAAATGAACCGAAGTTGTACTTTCTAAACACAGAAGACAACTGTTACACATAAACACACGGGAAGATCCAACAAGGAGCCTGGGTCAGACCTGTGACTTCAATAAACTCATTAAAGCCAGGACAGCAATACTCAGGCTCAGTTAATAAAATGCTCACTGTATAAGCATGTGGGTCCAAGTTCAGGCCCTAGTACCTTTGCACAGAGCTGAGCACAATGGTGGGCACTGACGACCCCCTTGCTGGGGGTTGGGTAGGGTGATTGCTGAGGTCTGTTAGTTACAgtgagagatcttgcctcaacGGACAGCTGATGCTGACCCCTGGCCTGGACCTGCCCGTTCACACACAAAtggccacatacacacaaaaaacaaaagcaaaaagaaagcaaaacctcCTCAAATCCAGAACTTCATCGTATGCTAGGCTCGGCTATCACTTACTAATAGATCTGTCTATTTGGACCTTCATGAGGATTAAGGAAGGTTAGTTCTGTTTTgctgatgaggaaactgaagcacaAAGCTTAATTTTCTTCATGTCAAACAACTGATCATAGTTTGGCTTCCAAGACAGATTTCAGCTCCGGATCCAGGCTGTTGGCTGCTGGACTACAAGGCCTCTGCAAATTTGAAAACATATgtaatattctctttctttcctcttgggTTGTGTAAGGATCAAACCCAAGACCAAATCACTGTTAAGTGTATACTAAAACAAGTTATATCCTGAGTCCTCCAAACATATACAGCAGGTGTATTCTATTAAATATTGAgagattttctatttaaaatggaAGCGCTCTAAAAGTTATAATAATTTTTtgttgataaaatataaaaatatgagaaaagctCTTTGGTAAAATACCAGGATGTTTATATTATGTAGAATATAAACCAAATGTCCTGTGAGATATAAACTTCTCGTTTTGAGGGCCAAAGATATGGtacagtcagcaaagtgcttgctatgaAAATACAAGGACCCGAGTCCAGATTCTCCCAgtgaaaagccaggcacagcaccTGGAACCtgcgatcccagcactggggaggtggacacgggtggatccctggagcttactggccagccagtctagccaaaaagctgagctccaggttcaatgaaagactgtctcaaagaataatgtggagagcaattaaggaagacaTCTAGTGCCGACCTTTCATCTGTGCACACGGTGCACACACGTATGCTCACCCAGTCCACATGTGAGCATACACACGAACAAATGCAAGCATGCACAAAAGAAAAGATCTCGTTCTCAAGACTAATAATTCCCAAATGCAGTACCTTTTCAAAGCTTGAGAGGAAATTCCTGTACAATCTTActacttaactttattttaattaaaatgctttctgATGAACGATTTTGGAAGCAGTTGAGGACTGGGCAGAAAACACCCTAAACAGGGTTATTTCTTCACATCATTATAAATTCCAACACAAGAAAGCCAAAGTTTGAATTACTTCATTAAATTTAGTTCCATAGGGTTTTTTCCCACACTTATTGACTGACTTTTAGTGTTCTCCACAGACAGATGAGTCTGCCCTGGTTCATAAGGACTCTGGGAAGGCAGCGCTTGGCTTAAAGGATTTCTCATTTGCTACTTAGATTAAACCCCTCTGGGTGCTGGTCTGCTCATTCTGTCTTGAAGCTGGAGATTCAgcatttgatttttcttccctATCGGCTTAAGTTAATCTTATTTGTCTACATCTGATTCTgattaacaacagcaacaacaacaacaaccacaacaataaCAACCACCACTACCCCCCTAAAGTTGCACTTACCTGTGAGAGAGTACAGGGATGCAGCGATGAGACTTGTGTGTGCAAAACAATCCTCTCTATCAAGGACTTGGGGCCCGTCATAAACCCTACTCTCAGCctgcacagaaagagagaaagctttatactaatcccacatcagcaagTAATAAGAATCTAGGAAAAGAGAGATGACCTGGGGACAAAGAGATCTTGATGACTTAAATATTCTAGTCAAAGTACTTTCTTCTTACTTCAGAAACACTTAAatttaagtatatattataaAACAATGTGAGTATCATTAAGAATTTCTAAACATGGTATTTTAATACCAGTTTCCAAAGGGTGCTTGTTCACCCTCCTACAGCTTAGACTACTAGCCAAGCATCCCTGAATACTGGAAATTATAATACTCATTGTAAAAATAATACTCAAGTAAAATAATCACATGCCTATTAATGAGTTTCAGGCAAGTGGAATACAAGCCTTCTAAATGAGAAGAAATTCTTGAACTAAAAGATTTGAGGTGAGCATCATGTTAGAGATGCAAGCCTTACCCAGAGGAGATGATCTTTGAGAAGGTGTCAGCTCTGATCACACGCCCATCCACATCCATGGAGAGAAAGGTTGGTACCCAGGGCTGAAAATAGGAAGAAAACCACTGTTGGCATGCAAGCTCTGATCACTGCAAGGTTGCTTTGCACATAGTGGAACAGGCAAACAGCAGTAGCCTGGGCACACACCGCAGCAATGTCTTACCTTGTTCTAGGCCCTAAGACCTGCAATGTATGTGTTCTTATACTAGTGTCTGTCTGATCTCAGGATTTCTCTGCTAAGTACACTCACAAAGGTTTCCTTATTGGCTCAAGAAGTCATTACTACGGATTTGGAGAAACTTCCAACAGGTCCTCTGTCTTCCCCGGCATTGAAGTCTGGGGTTATTAGATTTAGGGTAAGGACTCAGGGGAAATGAGCTCAGATACAGTGGCTATCCTTGGAACTGACTAGAAAGCCAGAAACCGCTGTGAATGCAGGTGAGAGGTTTAGTTAATGTTGCATACTGACATGGAAGGGGCTCTAGCCATTCTGAGCACAGCAAACATGGCTCTGCCAGGCTGTCCTCTTCTccccattctctctgccttgttaAAAACTTTTAGATTACATCCCTAAAGCTTGCCTCCAAGGTCTACTCCCTTATTTGGCTACCCCCAACCCACCAGGCTGACTATTAAAGTCTGGCTAACAAAGTATTGAAgttcagcaatcaaaagccccctttggctctcCTAATTAACACACCCAATTAAAATTGAATatctcatcctaacacagggtttcctcTTTTACCTTATAGACTGTTGTTTGCCTGTgagccatgtctgtctcctctctccgaGAGACAGTCTTTTGTCCTGCCCCCATCCTCCAGAGCAagcacctcttctctctctcccttgctcttttccttttctccctcatcctctaccTCCTGTTTTTGTCTCTTACTCCCTGCCCTCTGTTTTTCTAGGGCAAATACATCTTCTTTGTTGCTTAGAACTTGATCTCGGGGGGTCCTGAGCTGACTTTTCCTTAGAAACACTAAGATTTTCTTTGAACGTAGGGCCAAGTGAGAAAGAGGTTCATGGTCACACTCAGGGAGGGAGAGCACGGAAAACCATGCTTTGCAAAAACTATGTAGCAAAGAAGTTTTGTGTCTTCTCAGTAGATGTCAATGGTGGAACTGTATCCAATCAGAGGAAGGGCTGGATGTCTGCAGTCCTGAGGACATGCCCTGGTTAGGCCCTGGGGCATGGACCATCACTACGGTCTGCTGGAAAGCTGTTATCATCATGAAATGCAGACACACTTACAGTGAGGATGACTTCACACACCCTTGATCCTCCAGATAAGGTTCAGAGTAGCTGACAAGGGTACAATTATGTGGCTGCAGTGCCTTCTCCATCTATGGAGAACTTTGAGTACAGCCCTACTTTGCTTTCAGCTTGAATACCACCTCATTCCCCCTTAGCTATCAGGCTAATCAGGCACCGTTACCAGACTGAAGGTGAAATACAAGATGAAACCTATGCAATGTCTGAGGCTAATATGAAATAGGATCTGGAGTTCTGCACCACCAGCCTACTTGGCTCTGCTTGTTTAAATGGATCTCTCAGACAACTAGCTACTATTCCAAAGGCAGCTAATTTCTAGAAGAAGCATtgatacaaaaaagaaaactgacaaaACTGGAATATTGCAAAACCAGAGAGCTCACTAACGATTCACGTTCATTGACTCAAGTCAGGTTCACGTCCAATGAAGCTAATAACTTAGCACAAATGATCTTTCGTAAGTCTACATACCTTGTTAAACTGGAGAAAGTAGTAAGGATCATCTTCTATTATGAGGAAATCATATTTTCTTGCAAGCTAAAAGgttaaaacaatatatttattcCTTAAGAACtgtctaaaatgaaaatttatggaATCACCATTCTTTGTTCTTGCTCCTTTATTCATGAACCCATCCATTCAGTTCCTGTTATCTCAGACCTTGCGGCTGGGGATGAATGAGCTTCTAAAGGCGCTTTTTCCCATGCAAGGCAAGATATGCATATGTCAGTTGGATAATGAATAAGGATTAAAGGAGGTCACATCTGAGGAAGAGTTTTAGGACAGCATGCCGGCTAGTCTCAGGTCTACTTcacacaagctagaattatcttAAAGGAGGAAActtcaagtgagaaaatgcctccataagatacagctggaaggcattttcttagtgattgatgtgggagggcccagctcattgtggatgGTGTCATCTCTAGACTGGTGGTGCTggcttttataagaaagcaggctgagcaagtcaggaagcagcacccattcatggcctctgtgtcagatcctgcctctgggctcctgccctgtttgagctcctgtcctgacttcctttgatgaagaGCTGTGATGTAGAAGTGTAAAGCAAacaaccccttccctccccacgttgctttggtcatggtggtcaTCACAGTCATAGTCAACTCTAAGACAGAAGATTTCTCAGGCCAGACTTCCGGGGAGCTCTTCTGGACAAGGTAACAAAACTCAAGATGATCAAGATGATCaattagttattaaaatattggGGAAGAGGATTCTAGACTGAGGGATGAGTGAAAGGAGGGATCGTGGGGTGAACAAAAGTGGGGGATTAACAGACATAAAAGGAGAATATGGCTTTGGCATTTGGGGAGAAgctaagagaggaagagaggaaaggagagggagggagaaagagagaacggAATAATGGCATCACACAGCTTTCCAAACTTATAATGGAATTATTTAACTTTTAGAATTTTGAAAGTCACAAGGCAGACTTTTTGTTTACCATACCCAAGGGCCCAGGACTGGTTGTCATGCAAACAGTGACCAGATAGACACGAGGAATCAAATGCAACAGGGTGAGTGATGATGTCATGCGGTCACACAGTGAGGAGAGATGGTGGCTTAGGAAGTGGAGCTAGGAGTAGTGGTGGAGAAAAAGGATCAACTTAGAAGAACTTGGTGGTGGGGTCCACAGGACGAATCGCGTATAAGAAGGGAGAAgtgagaacagaaagagagaaatgaagggaaTTGGTCATGGACACCCCCATGCTGGAGAACATGGTGGGGTAGGTTGTACAGAGAGGTTTAGGGGTGGGGCTAGGGAAAAGCCGGGATATTTGGGGCCAGGTTAAGTCTGAAATCACAATGACACACAGTTGTAGTTCAAGGTAGAGGTGCAGCTAAGCAAGGGGGACATCATCgtatgcaaaatgaaatttatagCCATGGGACCGGATACTGCTACTAGGGAAATATGTAGATAGCACAGCTCAGGAGAGAGCCTGGGAGATAAAATGGATTATTACTATCAAAAGCAATGTCTTGAACATTTATGCTGTCCAGGAAAAGGCACTGGTTGAAATCTGGCTGTGATTCCACAGCGCACAGTTAGGTTCCATGTAGCTAAATGGTGCTTAACACTTATTTTTAGAGCAAGTTGTAGGGAAGGTTAGGGACTCGGGGACAGCAGAAGCCTTACAAAAGGTGTATcttatttcttcagttttatgTACATCTCTGTACAtgcttaatattaaaaaaaggCAAAAGTACAGGGCAGCATAGGCACCTACAGAGATTTTAGAAAGAAGAGTCCTCtattggttttttaattttttgtagcCCAGAATGATGATAAGTAGCAAAGAGCCAGAACAAGTCTAAAATAGAGGGAAACACAAGCAtccagtaataaataaaatagagggaAACACAAGCATCCAGTAATAAAAACCAAACGTGTTCTCAAAGTAGGTGGTTAAGAACGCTGCTTTTCATGTATTAAAATACCAATTAAATGAAAGGAAATCCAGGGACAAAAGTTGTGGAACCTCGGCATAGATGGAGGAGTCCCTTTTATTAGAAGGTGTCTTCCCTGGAAACAAGAGGGCAATAGGAAAATCAGCCCcccaaagggaaagaagaagccTGACCACACACTTGCCACCCTCTCGGAAATACCTCATAGATTTCCTTCTTGCGGGCATTTGTCAAAGAGTTGCCTGTAGGGTTGTTGCCATTTGGGACAGTATAAAGAAATTTTGGAGTCTTTTTCGTGGGGTCCTTGGCATCTTCTGGATTCCATCGGGAAAGTATTTTTCTGAGACCCTCTGGAATAATCCCATGCTCATCACTGGGGACGTTAATAATGTTGCCACCCAATGGTTTCATCTGCAGAGGacaaaaagaaacccaagaataCAGCATGATTACAAAAACGCAAGCACCATTATTTTCTAAACGTATCAAGAACTGTGCCATCCATGCCCTTAAGCATGTGAACTGTACTTAGGTCCAAGCTCCAGAGGGTTAGGCTGTATATTGTAATCCTATTATTCCTCTGAGGTCAGCAACAGCTGCTGTCTATTCATCCCCACGGGAAGGCTTGCACTTCTTAGCCTCGCCTGTGTTAAGCTTGGTCATGTGTGTCTTACTCCGGTTCACAGAAGGTGAGCCGCAATTGATGTGCTTTTTTCTCCTAAGCAGGGACTTTAAAACACCAGCTCTCGGTTGTCTATGTGTTTCCCCATTTGCTCCACGACTGGCAACACGCCAAACAGAGGGTGTTCTGTGAGGTTGGGGCTTGGAAGGAAGATGCCAGGGAGCAGGCTGCATGGCTTTGAGGCggtgtgtggagggagagaaataaaGCTCGGGAGCTGGCAGTGCTCAAGACTTGCCTCTTCTTACTGAATCATCTTACAAGAGAGAGGACTGGTTTATTGCTACCCATGGGCAATTATAGGTgataccacatgcatgctgcaGTGCTGTGACCTAGTGAATGAGCAGAACTATCTAAGGAAGGacaggttatttttatttttaagatttatttattatgtatacagtgcaggccaaaagagggcaccaagtctcattacagatggctgtgagccaccatgtggttgctgggaattgaactcaggacctttggaagagccatctctccagccccgaaggATAGGTTTAtatgggctcatggtttcagggatTTCCATCCATTGTGGCAGGGAGAGCATAGAGGAGCAGAACAGCCTCACATGGTGGTGgtccagaaaagagagagaggttgaGGGAAAGGggtagaggtagaggcaggggcagggagtacggggagagaggggaagacctatggggaagagagaagagagagagagagagagagagagagagagagagagagagagagagagagaggagagagagagagagagagagagagagagagagagagagagagagagagagttctcagGCATTACATTCCTCTAGGCAGATTGGTAAGATTGATGGTTAGGAGGTTCTTATTATGAGTGGAAATAGTGTCCTCCACAGATgtggagacccacagccaggaaTTACTTGGAGAAAgaatctaaattggaggtctccatcaaatctctccacTCAGAGTTCAGGAAGTCCTGTGAAAGATGAGGTGGAAAGATGGTTAAGAGCCAGTGGGGGTGGACAGCAGGAGAACACGGGCCTATGAATCAACTACGCAAGGCACATATGAGCttccagagactgaagcagcaagcacagaacTCCATGGGTCTACACCAGTTCCTCTGAGTgtatattatagctattagctcagtatttttatgggattcctggctgggaatgagtgggtctctgactcttgtgcatGCTCTTGGTACTCTTGTCTGTTGAGTTGCtgtgtccaactttgatatgaaAGTTTCTGCATCAtcttattatgtattattttatcaTGTTTGGTTACTTCTTAGAATTCTTTTCtaatggaagacagaaaaggagtggattgggaggggagatggggagaagctgggaggaggaggaggtgggaaactataatcaagatatattgCATGATAAAAGAATCTATCTCCAATTTTCAGTTCTACCACCCTAACAGTGTAGACAAGTAGATCTAATTATTCTATATGACGAAGAGAATTCCCATGCTTCTACGACAGGGAAAACTGCCAAAGTTCCTAGAACCATTCGCCGTATCGCTGGACAGTTTTGAATTCTCTCCTGGTTCCGGCTGTACTTCTCTGCCTCTGATCCACTTTGTGGACATAACCACAAAGTTGGATGCCCCGAACCAATCTAACAGTCAGTGACAAGGCAGATAATATCCCTGTTCTTGCATGCTGCAGTCCTACTGTCTTAACACTGGAGCAGAAACTCCCAACTGGACCATACTGGTGTAGACTTATAGTAAGCTCACATGTAACATGGTTACATTAAGCTCTTGGTGATGGAAAAGCAAGTTTTTGTAAACTAAGTCACatttgatataaaatattaagaattggACACGTTTTTATACAGTGTAATTTTAATACATACTCCTTaattctctaaagaaaaataGGGCATGCTCAATATGTTGCATACACCTTTTAGGAGGAGCCTCTGGGTCACAGATGAAGATGTTAATTATAATTTATAGTGGACAGATGCTATCTTTTGTCTGTTTATATCCTCACACTGCtgtgaattcaaagaaaaacagcacCCAATCCGATCTGGTTTGGAAATGAATGTGCCCTTTACAGAACATATCATTTCAAACACCAAACTATATCGTAAGTCTACAAATAGGAAGGTAGCATCTCTCCTCGTGCAACACAGTATTTGAAGTCAATAAGTTCCAGGAAGCACAAATGGCTTCAgagcacactcactcacacataatCACCACTACCTTTGCCTGAAACTCAGCCACAGCTCAAGTTAACTTAATAATATGACCTAAAAATGCCCAGATCAAATGAAATAGAGTTAGTCAAAATAATTCCATTTACTTAAACTTTCTTTCTAGACCTACCTCTCAATCCCACTTTGTCTTTTCCATAACTCCTCTCCTGAATGTTTCGAAACATATCATGGTGCTATAGGTATAACTTATTTCCTGTAACATAAATCGATAATTTCTGCTTGGTGCCGGGAACTGGAATATACTCTTCCTCCACTCCTTTGTAGTTCATTGCTGCTGAGAGTGAGTCACTAAAAATGTTCACGGGATTCCAGACAACTTCACTGAAACCAAAGACTCTTTAAAATCAATTTAGTACAGAGCgcaccttttaaaaattgatctACTTTCCTGTGTTGTgcatgcgcgtgcgtgcgtgGTTTCGTGCATGTATAGACCCAAGGTTGATGTTAGGGGAATCACCCTCTATCAGTGTTCAACCTTATTCATTACGCCAGGGTCTCTCAACCAAATCAGAATCCATAGCTAGTCTAGATAGTCAGTTTGCTCTGGGGTTTCGcaggctctgccttctgagtctggaattacagatagacCTCGCTCCCACCAGAACTGACTTGGATTCTGGGCAGCTGAACTCTTGCTCTTTCCTTGCACGAGCCAACATTCTAATCCACgaaacatctccccagccctctaaactgcctttttaaaaaacacaattttctttttctttttaaaacagcagCTTTGATCTTACTGTTTTGATGTTAATGTGATTAATAGCATATCACGCACTCAGAATTCAGCTGTCACACAAAATCAAGCATCCTGTTAAATTGTGAGCTTTACTGTGAGAAACAGATTTAGGGACCAAATGACTGCAGAAGCTAATAAGCCACACATGACACTACTGAGCCTTGCTGCAAAGCTTAATAGAAGAACTTGTCTCTTAAGAAGGTCTTTGAGGTGACAGGCATTCTAAAGGGCTATAGAGACTTGCTGTTTTGTAAAATATGTACTCACAGCATAAAGGGTTCCGGGAAACAAAGGTTCGTTTACGAGGATAGTGTCTCCAGGGTTGATGAGCATTTCAAATGCCTGACAAAAGAAGCAGGGGTTAGCTCAGATAGAACAGCTCCCATTCTTAGAACATCTTTTCTTTTGTGCTTCCAGGATCTAGAGGGGAGTTGGAAATTTTTCCATAAGGGTTAGGTGATAACTATTGTGTGAGCCATAGTGTTTCTGTTGCAGCAGCTGCTCATCTGTCCTCTGTAGTGAGAGAGCACCCACAGGCAATGTGTAAGTAAACGAGAGTATCTGagtgccaataaaactttatttaccaACTTAGCTAATGGTTCGGCTCCTAaaattcatctctttcttttattgctttttgGAAAACGTATTAGATGTCGATTATGAATCAGGCCAGGGAAGAGTACTACAGATAAAATCCTTGGCAAAATGGCCAGGCTCCTACTCTCTTATCCTCTAGGAGAGCTAGACATAGACACTAACCAGATAATCATCTCAATAGAGGGGCCAAATCCGTGGCAATGCCGTTAGGGTCAGGTGCCCAACATCATGGACTTTGGCACTCAAAGAACTTTGGTAAGACTTCGGTAAAGAAGTGATGTCCTAGTATATCTAGAGCTAGTATATATAGGGATAAGTGACAATTGATATCTTTTAATAAACCATAAACCGGGAGACTTCTGGGACTTGAAGTGAAgtataaagaggaggaggagagagcgagagagtgagagagcgagagagtgagagagtgagagagcaagagagagcgagagcgagcgagagagcgagagagcgagagagcgagagagcgagagcgagagagagagagagcgagagagcgagagagaga containing:
- the Aadat gene encoding kynurenine/alpha-aminoadipate aminotransferase, mitochondrial, with protein sequence MNYSRFLTATSIARKPSPIRATVDIMSKAPKTLISLAPGSPNPNMFPFKEASFKVGNGNTIRFEEETIRRALQYSPSYGIPELLSWLKQLQVKLHNPPTVHYPPNQGQMDLCITSGCQDGLCKAFEMLINPGDTILVNEPLFPGTLYAMKPLGGNIINVPSDEHGIIPEGLRKILSRWNPEDAKDPTKKTPKFLYTVPNGNNPTGNSLTNARKKEIYELARKYDFLIIEDDPYYFLQFNKPWVPTFLSMDVDGRVIRADTFSKIISSGLRVGFMTGPKSLIERIVLHTQVSSLHPCTLSQLMISQLLYQWGEDGFLAHIDRTIDFYRDQRSAILAAADKWLSGLAEWHAPNAGMFLWIKVKGISDTKELIEKKALKKEVLFVPGNGFFIDSSAPTSFFRASFSLVTPEQMDIAFQRLAQLIKESL